Part of the Vigna unguiculata cultivar IT97K-499-35 chromosome 3, ASM411807v1, whole genome shotgun sequence genome, AGTCAACCAAGTTGGGAGGTAGAAGTGGTTGCGTGTACAGAAAACGGTAGCTCAATACCTTGACCATGTAAGCAAAATCATAGGCACCATGAAAGGTAGTCCATTGAATATGATTATTGCATAGGAGACCTGAGAGCATCATAAGCTCAGCGAATCGCACAATACTGACTCCAAAGTTTCTATTCTTATGAAAATCCATACCATGACGTTGGAGGAGGGCAATGGAATGAGGAGCATGAGGATGGTGTGTGACATCAAACTCACAAAAGTTGAATTCCCAAATGAAGCGGTTGGAGGTTCCAAAGGTTGGAAGGTTTCCATGGCAGTCTGAAAGGGTGAGCCCAACTTGGATGAGGTGCATATGATCCACATTGGCTTTCATCATTGCGTAGTTAGTTTGTGGTTGATGGAGTCCTGGATTCGATTGAAAGATGATGCCGGGAAATTTTGTGTCCATAGAGATGAAAGGGAAAAACCCAATCATTTTATGAATCAACTCGAATTCAACTTCAAGGTTGCATGCCCATACTGATCGTGTCATCACAACACCGTCAGGAACAACCATTTTATTATCTCTTTCTATGTCTCTTTTCAAGAATAACAAGATGGAGTAATAACAATGAACCTCACTACACACCTTTTATAATAGTGATAGGCTATCTCAAGatcaatttataatagaaaagattatatatatatatatatatatatatatatatatatatatatatatatatataattgattattataatcTAATCTTATAATATCTCTTCTTTGACATAATCTAGtgataaattttaacaaatacatacatatatatatatatatatataaaatgatagtcttattttatttaaaaacatttatctttttaatatatatatatatatatatatatatatatatatatatatatataataaattgataaattacGAACCATATCTAAATATCTTAATTGTTTCAAGCCATGATTAGATTTAATGGATATAtgattatcttatttatttctctGTGATTGATATATTTGGAACCTTAATGTTTATCTTGCGTTTTTAATACTTAAATAATGgataaattatctattttaagaaattgttatatttaaattgtagataactattttatctaatttatgctctaaaattttttgttaattatgaaaattttaaaaactgaaaACGATATTTGAGTTTTtagttaaatgataaaataaaatcatttgtCTACACACTATACATGCGAACCAAATATAATCTCAAAGCCgcataatataaacaaaaaaattagctTACTAAAGGatgtgtcaacacccaatttcgtccagatgaataaatttattttcaaaaaaataaaaataaaagtaaaaaataaggtgaaacaaaattttcttccaagattttcaaactttaattttagaaaaaaaaaagaaaaaaaaagaaggaagaacccaattcgttattaattataaatttcttttcatgagcccaataactcaaatattgtCTACCTTTGTTCGTGATAGAGAAATTagttatataatcataattagaagcaatatctcttgaaatggtaagaatcaatattattaattggatTGATTTTGTGTTCTGATTTGTTACTTATGacgattgattttgtgctctgatttctTGCGATTTGATCCCATAATTTGctactatcatgaccaatttctttttttatattgttcattacaattaagactGAGATTGTACtgatattgcaaggtgtgagtataaatacgcactctgtGGGATTCtatacacttctctaattcttcccatcaccactcccacataaACACCTCATTTTGtatctctctttaaaaaaaaaacatatcgaaggaggtagaaaaaaagaagaagaaaacattatctatactctctctttctctcattacaacccacatagacacctctcatctttaAGGTACGTCACTAtcaattctttcatcttttgatttagtttttttcaattttcattcttttttttttaatcataaaaaatattttttcccctttctttattgtttgtctggccgctcgcgtcgtatgacatccaatttagacttttgttttttctaaaaatatatacagatgATCTAAACATAAAGAAAtagctttctttgtttacttttttatatctaTCTGGTTGCTCACGTCAcaatgacatccacaactactttaaaataacttaaaaataatattaaaaatttataaatgattaaaaaaataaaaaataaaagattagaaaaaaagaatttatttcaagtgtctattcggccgctcgcgtcgcgtgacaccaattttaaaatacaactaaaatttaaataaaaaagttttcaaaatcataaaacaaattaaatcatttttcaaataattttcaaaataggttctcataaagaactacgtaacccttaTTCtcattgtgaatggagatacgtaggagcgaggattaatcctcgtcgggcccaaaaaaccaaaaaaaatgtttttgtttcttttgtacgtccttttatattattttttgggaaaaataaatattttgaaaaaccataTAATtgttgcacatttaattaaaggtaccgtcttaggacggacgttgtggggtgctaataccatccccacgcgtaaccgactcccagatccaaaatctattttttcgcagaccttgctctttttatgattttccatagtttcctataataactatggtggcgactccaaactctttattttttcaaattttattttttggtttgtcGTCCCATCgtgatttcggttgcgacagatggcaACTCCACTGGTGATGCTAAAGAGTCATaccatttatttggatgtgcaaaattgatgtggttttgcttcatattttttctttctcatttctttttgggtatgtgtttttttttatctccttttatatttagaatagtcgtatgtgtatattcttctttattttggtatttggaataattttcAGGTGGGGTTTTGGGTATACGTTgcattctcccttcacacacacacattttattcattacatgagtggggccctatacccgggtctgagttgcttagaattagaggggattgtgtagcagtgtcacaatggatgtacttcccaatggtcattgtgagaaccccagctagagtttgtttgcttcattggtactcccacttcttgttgtttaccaactgtcgttggaaatgccatgaagtgggccatagctctagtgaccttgatatttaggtattaggaAACTATCATTATGAGCACATCTACTTTCCCTTAGAACTTTAAGCACCAAACCCATGTTAAATAAAGACACTAAACACTAAAGGGAGACTATTTGCGTCCTTTACCCTCACctttccttgtatataataataaattcatcacaatcacaccattataaaaagaaaagcatGCATTTCATCAACATTTAAACACATGGCATGCATCAgcataaattttagaaaaataaaaaaacaaaaaaaattgcactaaaataaattcaaattgtttcTCATTTTGCTTGTCACCGATTTCTTggaatatttcttataaaaaatgagtaaataataaaacttcctTGGTCAAATAAGtgaatttaataaagaaataaaatattgtttattatcatttcttttgaagtACCCAACTAATCTTGCATGCATGAAGTTGCTCAAATCTATTTCCCTATCCATCTCTCTTCCACCATAAACCTTACCTTGTTTTCATTTCCATGGAGGATCATCATAAAGGGGACAcatactttaaaattatttcaagaaACTCTCTGAacacaaaaaaatgaagaaaagtctgCTAGACTAAAAACTTTGAAGGACAGTCTAGgcaaaaataagagaaaaaaaagtgaaaaaaaagaacaaaaacaagGGACATCTTGTTAcatgaactaaattattttcctctgaattaaattttttattgagaaaaacaaccatgatttgaaatgatgtgtggccatgtttctttatccaaaaaaaatgattatcctttgctacccaatttgagtcttccaaaaaatttctttcaaattaccctaAACAAGGGTCACCCTCACACTAAGGGTTGACATAATatttgcatttgtttcatctgaatggtagttcaccaatacaaaaatatatataaaaataaagaaaaaaacaaatggttatatcaagaaaataaaagaaaaagaaaagcaaaaggtgaacaagaagaagtcaaacaaattctgaatgaaacattattcaaagatccttATTGAAACAATTCTCACATCACTTGTTTGGGCTTTTACTTTCATTTACATCCGTACCCATAGCTTTGGCCacgatacaagcctaataaagtccacatagatcaaagattggttgttatcattcgaaggttttaatttataggaaaattttgatttgctaacaggtttgttctaaaaaaatattaaaaaagtgtgTTTAGAGATTTGCTTTTAAACACTAGGGCAATTTATTTTTGGGTGACATATTTCCAAAGCTTCAAAATTAGCTTGGGCAATCAGACAATTAAGCTAAATTTGGGTTGTCctctttcaattcattcttcatgaaaCTCCATATTTGCTCCAACAATAACCCCGCTCTAAGCCTAAACCTTGACCAACCTTAAAATagtccatctttatcaatcccAAACCCAAACTGGGGCAATCACTTTGTTTATTCCCATAATTCATTCTGAATTGGGGAATTTATATACATCAAAGACTATGATCACATTAGGGCAACTTATGAAGACCTCGTCATTTTTCAATCTCCTCAATTGGAAAAATTCAAACACGCTTTTGCACCCTAAGACCATCCTAGGCTCTCACACCaaggacaatttttttttgaagtccccatcattttcttcataccATCAATAACTAGGAAAGCCTAAACACATTTTGTGCCCTGAGACCAATTCCAATTGGGGCAACtccctagttaatcttcatcacctcatTCAAGCCTTTTCAAGCCCTTGGCAATTTCATGAATGtcattcaaataatattttaaaagaaataattaaaaaagtgttcGTTAGTAAACTGATTAGACcaaaaaaatgatttgaaaaagtaaaaaaaaatcaaagtagaaTGATTTCATGAATTCGAAATAACCATGAAATGGGGaacaattcaaatttgtttttaaaaaaatgaaaagaaaaattcatacataaggTAATTCATACATCATACTAAGTCATGCATACACGCGTCATCcatctttttgaataaaatattttccatcttttcaatcaaaatccttttcattcatatgaattATCAATATACTTTAAGCCCAATTTCCACACTGGCCCCTAAATCCAGTTTTATCCGGcctcacaatttttttctagcCTCTAAGCCTAGTTTACCttgctctcaaattaaaataaaggaaaaataaaaaatgagaaaagcAAATTTCACCCATGCATCCCCGCATCCATGTAAGCATATCTTAtagtttcaaaaagaaaatcaaaacatGTCATGCATCATCACATCATGTCATCCATCATACTCCACGAAATCATTtccaaaaaaacaaagaaataaaaaaaaagtcagcaatgataatttttttatgtgtaagTCTCACCAATGTTAGGCCTTCACGTGGTGTTTGTCAACACTTCAAAAGCAAAATTTTGGTTCTCCTTTTatatatcaagaccctctatgaggcaatggtcattgatttcttatgtcacattgaGGCcttctgcgaggcaatggtcatcggtctttttacatcaagaccctctacgagacaatggtcattgatttcttatgtcacatcgaggccctctacgaggcaatggtcattgatctcttcacatcaagaccctctacgagacaatggtcattgatttcttatgtcacatcgaggccctctacgagacaatggtcatcgatctctttacatcaagactctctacgaggcaatggtcatccaTCTCtttatatcaagaccctctatgAGGCAATGGTAATTGATTTCTTATTTCATATTGAGGCCCTCTACGAGAccatggtcatcgatctctttacatcaagaccctttgcgaggcaatggtcattgtttCCTttacatcgaggccctctacaagACAATGGttatcgatctctttacatcaagaccctctgcacgacaatggtcattgatttctttgtcagatcgggaccctctacatggtaatggtcaccaAATCTTtagatatagaccctctccatgagattggtctaatctctttctcaaaaagtcaaagttacaaaaagattttttttaggatggggccctctacatggtaatggttgACGAATCCTTTGGATCTAgacctctcctcgggattggtctaatttggttttttcaaaaaaaaaaaaacaaaaagaattagtGTGTCAAATCGAGACCCTCTACTTGGTATGGTCaagtttgtcttcaaatttgtcttcttttgaaacccgaacgaaattagtgtttttatctttacttatcttttattacaataatatgaaaaagtcaaattttcatattatctaacaaaaactaagtaaagagggacagttgtcaacacccaatttcgttcgggtgaataaatttatttttaaaaaaattaaaaaaaagtaaaaaataaggtgaaacaaaattttcttcaaagattttcaaactttaattttagaaaaaaaaaagaaaaaaaagagaaaaaaaaaggaggaagagcccaatttgttattaattataaactccttttcatgagcccaataactcaaatattttctacctttgttcgtgatagagaaattagttatataatcataattagaagcaatatcttttcaaatggtaagaatcaatattattaattggattgattttgtgctctgatttgttactgatgatgattgattttgtgctctgatttgctgcGATTTGATCCCATAATTTGctactatcatgaccaattccttccttatattgttcattacaattaaggttGAAATTGCACtgatattgcaaggtgtgagtataaatacgcacttTGTCATGACCGAAAAAAGAGATTCtgtacacttctctaattcttcttcatcaccactcccacatacacacctcattttttatctctctttcaaaaaaacatatcgaaggaggtagaaaaaaagaagaagaaaacattatctacactttctctttctctcattaccacccacataaacacctctcatctttatctctattggaaaaacaaacaaacaaaatattagaaaaggaaacaaaaaaaagaagaaaagaaaaaaggtgaggagatattaaaattgttttaaggtacgtcactctcaattctttcatctttcgatttagtttttttcaattttcattctttttttcaatcataaaaaatattttttcccctttctttattgtctgcctggccgctcgcgtcgcatgacatccaatttagacttttgttttttctaaaactatatacaaatgatctaaaaataaagaaatagttttctttgtttactcttttatatttatctgGTTGCTTacgtcgcaatgacatccacaactactttaaaataacttaaaaaaatattaaaaatttataaatgattaaaaaaatattaaaaatttataaatgattaaaaaataaaaaataaaagattagaaaaaaagaatttatttcaagtgtCTATTCGACTGCTCGCGTTgtgtgacaccaattttaaaataatactaaaatttaaataaaaaagttttcaaaattataaaacaaattaaatcatttttcaaataattttccaaatagtttttcataaagaactacataaccctgattctccattgtgaatggagTTACGTAAGAGCGAtgattaatcctcgtcgggccaaaaaagctaaaaaaaaatgttgtttcttttgtacatccttttatattatttttttgggaaaaataaatattttgaaaaaccacataacttttgcacatttaattaaaggtaccgtcttaggacgggtgttatggggtgctaataccttcctcACGCGTAACCGACTTTCGAACCCAAAATCTGTtttttcgcagaccttgctcttttttatggttttccatagtttcctataataactatggtggccactccaaactctttattttttcaaattttatttttggttcgtcgtcccatcatgatttcggttgcgacacgATGCTATCTATGAACATGTCATATTATTATCACAAAAATTTGAAGTAAACggcttaacaaaataaataaataaatgttacatGGGAGAAGACATTTTCTTGGAGAAAAAAGTAATAGAATGGCAGTTTTGATTCAAAATAGTGTCGATACCTACACCTGAGGCATCAGTTTCCAATTGGATGGGCAATGTAAAATTAGGCAAAACAAGAACAGGAGCTTGGGTTACTACctcttttaagtttttaaaagcCAAAGAAGCTTCATCATGCCAATGAAAATTATCCTTCTTTAAGAGCTCAGTCAAAAGACCTACAAGAGTTTGCATAACCTCTTATAAAACGCCGATAGTAACCTATAAATACCAAAAATCCTCGTAATTGCTTCAAGGTTGTAGAAACAGGCCAGACCAATATAGATTTTATCTTGGCATGGCTCATAGTGAGACTGTTGGAAAAAACTGTATAGCCTAAATATTCCACTTTTTGTTGCCCAAATGAACATTTAGACAAATTAGCAAACATTTTATTCTCTTACAACAACTGTAAGACCCTCTCGAGATGTTGTAAATGGGTCACCCATGAAGGGCTATAGACTAAGATATCGTATAAAAACACCAAAACACTCTTGCAGAGCAACTACCTAAACACCTCATTCATTAACCTTTGAAATTTGTCAAGCCAAATGGCACAACAAGCCATTCATAGAGACCTTGATGAGTTCTAAAGGTTGTTTTATGCTTGTCCTCTTCCTTGAGTAAAATTTGATGATAGCCTGACTTAAGATCGATTTTGGGAAAAATATTGCACGTCATGCAGCTCATCAATCAACTCATCGACTGTGGGAATAGGAAAACTATCTTTGACGGCTATAACATTTAAGGCCCTATAATCGGTGCAAAATCGCCaagtgttgtttttctttttcacgaAAATGATAGGTGAAGAGAACGAGCTATTGCTTGGAATAATAATGCTTTCTTGCAACATTTCTTGGACCACTTTTTCTATTTGCTGCTTTTGACTAAAAGGATATATGTAGGGTTTGACTTTAACATGAACAACACCCTTCTGGAGAGGTATAGCATGATTGTGAGGGCGAGTGGGAGGTAACCCGGATGGCCTAGCAAACATTGGCTGATAGGTATGCAGCAAGTTGGCGATGTCAGAATGTATATCAAGAGACTCCTCCAAACTTTGATCTGAAAAAATGCTAGGTAATGGAAGATGCAATGAATACAGTTCTACTATAGCATTTGTGGCCTACATCcgttttaaattatgaaattaggCTAGTGTAGACAGCTTAATAGTATCACCATGGAGAGTAACAAACTGACCCtgcaacaaaaaatttaaagtcaATGTGCTATAGTAAAAAATATAGGGTCCAACGTGGCAAGCCAAGAGACCCCTAAAACTAGATCCACTCCTGATATAGGTAGTAAATACGCTAGTATAATTAAGGAGTGAGTTTGGATGGTGAATTCTAGATTGGAGATGAAGCCTTCCACCACCAAGGTACTACCATTCTCGACCAAGACTTTGAAATTTTGGATTGGTTCAATGGGTAACTTCAAATACTTAGCAATTCTTGGTTGGAGAAAATTGTCGAAACTCCCACTATCCAAAACAATTTGAATAGGCAAACCATTGAGAAGGCCTGGGAACCGCATGGTACCAACACCCGAGGACCCTATTAAGGCATTAAATGACAAATGAGATTCACAAGGAGGTGAAGTGACATCCACTGGCGAAGTGACAGAAGGCTCAGTTTGCTACATCAAGTGATCCTCCTCCTCTAACTGATGTCATAGAAATTGTTAATTGGGACATCGATGAGAAGGGATGAATTTCTCATCACAAGTGAAACACATGCCCTTTTCGCGTCTGAGTCGCATTTCAGCAGGGGATATTTGGTGGACAGATGCATGTTTGAAGGGCGGAGAGGGGTTGGTGTTAGGCTTAGGGAGTAAGGGTGGAAGGTTGGCGGATTTTAGGGTCTGGGAGGAAGATGGGCCAATAGGTGTAGCTTGTGTTTGGGGCTTAGTATGGTATTTGAAGGTGGGGTGGGTTTTGGGGCCATATTTTTCTTCATAGAATTTGGCTAAGGAAACACAATGCATGAGTGTAGTAGGGGCATGAGCTAAGACGTCTCGTCGAATCTCCTTTTGTAAGCCTCCCACAAAACAATCTAAAAGGGTTTCACTATTAACCCCTTTATACCCGGTTTGCAAGAGTGGTGAATTGCACATAATAATCATGAACTAAACCATCTTCAATCAACTTAAACAAATCAGAGCAAGGGCATTCATATGGCAAGGGACCAAATTCTAATTCCAGCCCATGCGTAAACGCTGTCCATGAAGGAAAAACATTCAAGCGCAATTGCATCTGGTACCGAGGAATAATGTCCTTGCTAATGTGAATCAAAGCAATGAGTAATCGTTGGTCACCCGGCGTTTTGTAATAATCAAAGAACTATTCCGCTTGAAAAATCCACTATAAAATGTTGGACCCGTCAAAGCGAGGAAAATTGAGTTTAATATTACGGACCTAAAAAGATGAGGACGAAGAAGAAAAGCGAGATCCAGAGTCGAGAGTTGCAATGGATTTCAACACGCTGTCCATGGTAGTTTCTAGCATCTCAAAGTGTGTAGAGTCATCTCGCTGACGGTCACGTACGGTAGCCATTAAGGTCTGGAAGTCACGTTCCTTGGCCACAACCGCGACGGACAATTGCTGGACATCAATAGCAATCTCTTTCAAGCGTGAGAGCTCAGTGAGGATCTCCTATAAGCGAGTGTTTTCCGCCATCAAAAGATAAAAGCACCAGTGAAATAAGGTATTTCAATAGAACAGTAATGAAGTAGTAAAAAGTAGTAAAATGTGGTTTTTGAAAACTGTTTTCCTCCGCGAAAATGTGAGTATGATGAAGGTTATGAATGGATGGAGAGAAGAGTGGTTGGATCAAAGTGTTGTATGTGAATAAAGGTCCCGCGGGgcaatatatattgaatatgATCATGGAGCTATCAAATGGGGTTGTGATTCTGGAGCATAGAGAAAACACAAAATGGTTTTCCTAAGGGTCCTAGAACAAGGGTTCTATCTAACGACTGCATACCTGAATGTATGAACGATGATCCTCAAAAGTGGCAACaagcattttttattttttgttaggttCCCCGAAAAACCTTATAGATGTTGCTTATTATTCTTGGAATAGAAGAAGGTCATGATGAAGAAAGTGAAGGTTACGTGTTGAACAGTTTTGTAGATATTGAGGGATTAATGTTGGTTGTGGTGTGTAATGGCTAAGGGAATGGGCTATGATGCTTGGGAAGGCGGCGTGGGTTTTTCTTTTGTAAGGTTGCAGGAGAGATTGACTttatgaagaaaagaaaatcagtGATTTGAATGTGGACCTAAATGTTATGTAATTTCTCTTTTCAATTAAAAGCCccgcttttttctttttcaattttggt contains:
- the LOC114175097 gene encoding probable CCR4-associated factor 1 homolog 11; this translates as MVVPDGVVMTRSVWACNLEVEFELIHKMIGFFPFISMDTKFPGIIFQSNPGLHQPQTNYAMMKANVDHMHLIQVGLTLSDCHGNLPTFGTSNRFIWEFNFCEFDVTHHPHAPHSIALLQRHGMDFHKNRNFGVSIVRFAELMMLSGLLCNNHIQWTTFHGAYDFAYMVKVLSYRFLYTQPLLPPNLVDFLQVVKFFFGNTVYDVKHLIRFCPNLHGGLDRVSESLGLDNSARKSYHAGSDSLVTLYVFNEIKRLYFRTENDLAKHKGVIYGLEFL